One window of the Gemella haemolysans ATCC 10379 genome contains the following:
- a CDS encoding YitT family protein, which translates to MKLSDTIYKTEQHKQSKNVFLIIIGTILFSIYAGLLIPVNNIGAGGALGLSLVINKLTGIKIGTVQFILNVPLFYIGYRYISRKFVILTGIVISISSFLINNLPKVITPVDLGDSLVAAIFCGIISGLAMCCLLVAGASTGGTDITGKFISKKMDFNLPTVFLIQDITVYIIVWIFFDIKYVMYALVMSFVRNQTMKGVQKFFSAYIQCTIICSNPERMVEVINNTLHRGSTIMDVEGGYSHEKKRMIIVVIQQNEMHQLRKLVAKNCPEAFITVSAVNTIVGNFKEHSYRL; encoded by the coding sequence ATGAAATTATCAGATACGATATATAAGACTGAGCAACATAAACAATCAAAAAATGTCTTTCTAATAATTATTGGAACGATATTATTCTCTATTTATGCTGGATTACTAATACCTGTAAATAATATAGGGGCAGGTGGGGCATTAGGATTAAGTTTGGTAATAAATAAACTTACAGGGATAAAAATAGGTACTGTACAATTTATTTTAAATGTTCCATTGTTTTATATAGGATATAGGTATATAAGCCGTAAGTTTGTAATTCTTACGGGAATTGTGATAAGTATATCATCTTTTTTAATAAATAATTTACCAAAAGTTATAACACCAGTAGATTTAGGAGATTCTCTTGTTGCAGCAATTTTTTGTGGGATTATTTCAGGTCTTGCGATGTGTTGTCTATTAGTTGCGGGTGCTTCTACTGGGGGAACTGATATTACAGGTAAATTTATTTCTAAAAAAATGGATTTTAATTTACCAACTGTATTTCTTATACAGGATATTACAGTTTATATAATAGTATGGATATTTTTTGATATAAAATATGTAATGTATGCTTTGGTTATGAGTTTTGTACGTAATCAGACGATGAAAGGTGTTCAGAAATTCTTCTCAGCTTATATTCAATGTACAATTATTTGTAGTAATCCTGAAAGAATGGTTGAAGTTATAAATAATACTTTACATAGAGGATCAACAATTATGGACGTAGAAGGTGGATATTCACACGAGAAAAAACGAATGATTATTGTAGTTATTCAGCAGAATGAAATGCATCAATTACGTAAGTTAGTAGCGAAAAATTGTCCTGAAGCATTTATTACTGTAAGTGCGGTAAATACGATAGTAGGGAACTTTAAAGAACATTCTTATAGACTATAA
- the clpP gene encoding ATP-dependent Clp endopeptidase proteolytic subunit ClpP — protein MNLIPTVIEQTSQGERAYDIYSRLLKDRIIILGSDVNDQVANSITSQLLFLEAQDSEKDIYFYINSPGGSVTAGFAIYDTMQHIKCDVVTICMGMAASMGAFLLAAGTIGKRYALPNAEVMIHQPLGGAQGQATEIEIAARHILRTREKLNKILADRTGQTIKTIERDTERDNYLTAEEACEYGLVDKVMYPENNKPQKKEKPKKATKKAAKKSE, from the coding sequence ATGAATTTAATTCCTACAGTAATAGAGCAAACTTCTCAAGGGGAAAGAGCATACGATATTTATTCAAGATTATTAAAAGACAGAATCATCATTCTTGGTTCAGATGTAAATGATCAAGTAGCAAATTCAATAACTAGTCAACTTTTATTTTTAGAAGCACAAGATAGTGAAAAAGATATTTATTTCTATATTAATTCACCAGGTGGAAGTGTAACAGCTGGTTTTGCAATTTATGATACAATGCAACACATTAAATGTGATGTTGTTACTATTTGTATGGGTATGGCAGCTAGTATGGGTGCATTTTTACTTGCAGCTGGGACTATCGGTAAACGATACGCTCTTCCAAATGCAGAAGTAATGATTCACCAACCATTAGGTGGTGCACAAGGTCAAGCAACAGAAATAGAAATAGCAGCTAGACATATTCTAAGAACAAGAGAAAAATTAAACAAAATCTTAGCAGATAGAACTGGTCAAACTATTAAAACTATTGAACGTGATACAGAACGTGATAATTATCTAACAGCAGAAGAAGCGTGTGAGTATGGATTAGTAGATAAAGTAATGTATCCAGAAAATAACAAACCACAGAAAAAAGAAAAACCAAAAAAAGCTACTAAAAAAGCTGCTAAAAAGTCAGAATAA
- a CDS encoding peptidoglycan bridge formation glycyltransferase FemA/FemB family protein, with protein MIFTEISSEELQQFQKENNHRYYFSQSAEYNIMANNNNLKTEILAVKENNKILAYGIFIYFQYKKYFYKVTAQYGPIMDYSNSELVSFYFDQLKKHYAKNLRVLSVRVNPFVNEKIYNDVEFVEENEDAVRTNRILNDLNYHAMNEDLFTNPTLASRCVFSKPLDENINESNLLKNISQIARYTINRTMKEGVQVREIDIFNEEDAKIFDKINRDTEDRIDFEIRDNTYFKSLKNNIGDKAHYLVSYIDCDQFVETTTNTIANLEKERDDLKEKLEQGKVNAKKATNRLKEFDENIAIWYKKIDKIKELKAENGNVINLSCATFIESGQDLIYFTSGAMRKFHRYEGPYAILFHMMKYAINNNFKYFNFFGTSKDFHSEDATDYGVLQFKRNFNGNIEYFMDNYEIRNAIGKVWKI; from the coding sequence ATGATATTTACTGAAATTAGTAGTGAAGAACTTCAACAATTTCAAAAAGAAAATAACCACAGATATTATTTCTCGCAATCAGCAGAATATAATATTATGGCCAATAATAACAACTTAAAAACTGAAATTTTAGCCGTAAAAGAAAATAATAAAATACTAGCATACGGTATTTTCATTTATTTCCAATATAAAAAATACTTTTACAAAGTAACTGCTCAATACGGACCAATTATGGACTACTCAAATTCTGAATTAGTTAGTTTTTACTTTGATCAATTAAAAAAACACTATGCAAAAAATCTAAGAGTATTATCTGTACGTGTAAATCCATTTGTAAATGAAAAAATCTATAATGATGTTGAATTTGTAGAAGAAAACGAAGATGCAGTTAGAACAAATAGAATTTTAAATGACTTAAATTATCATGCTATGAATGAAGATTTATTTACTAATCCTACACTAGCTTCTCGTTGTGTTTTCTCTAAACCACTAGACGAAAATATTAATGAAAGTAATTTGTTAAAAAATATTTCACAAATCGCTCGTTATACTATTAACAGAACGATGAAGGAAGGGGTTCAGGTTCGCGAAATAGACATATTCAATGAAGAAGATGCTAAAATCTTCGATAAAATAAATCGTGATACTGAAGATAGAATTGATTTTGAAATCCGAGATAATACTTATTTCAAATCATTAAAAAATAATATAGGAGATAAAGCTCACTACCTTGTTTCATATATTGATTGTGATCAATTCGTTGAAACTACAACTAACACAATTGCAAATCTTGAAAAAGAGCGAGACGATTTAAAAGAAAAATTAGAACAAGGAAAAGTGAATGCTAAAAAAGCAACTAACCGTCTAAAAGAATTTGATGAAAACATTGCAATATGGTATAAAAAAATTGATAAAATAAAAGAACTTAAAGCTGAAAATGGGAATGTTATTAACCTTTCATGTGCTACTTTTATAGAATCTGGTCAAGATTTAATTTACTTCACAAGTGGTGCAATGAGAAAATTCCACCGTTATGAAGGACCATATGCTATCTTATTCCATATGATGAAATACGCAATTAACAATAACTTCAAATATTTCAACTTCTTTGGTACTTCAAAAGATTTCCATTCTGAAGATGCTACTGATTACGGTGTTCTTCAGTTTAAACGTAACTTCAATGGGAATATTGAGTACTTTATGGATAATTACGAAATTAGAAATGCTATTGGTAAAGTTTGGAAAATATAA
- the pssA gene encoding CDP-diacylglycerol--serine O-phosphatidyltransferase, which translates to MNKNFIPNYLTLCNIFCGFMSILTTSHGYFIWGTVFIILAMLADRYDGIVARKLGVVSEIGHDLDSLCDVVSFGVAPAMLVFEIFITNDKPSTLLMVIVAILCGIYVCCGAYRLARFNVTKMKNGYYQGVPITTCGTVLAVLAPIKLPSIAILILLVLCSYLMVSNIKIKKI; encoded by the coding sequence ATGAATAAAAACTTCATACCAAATTATCTTACCCTTTGCAATATTTTTTGTGGGTTTATGTCAATTCTGACTACATCACATGGATATTTTATCTGGGGTACTGTCTTTATTATCTTAGCCATGCTTGCAGACAGATACGATGGTATCGTTGCAAGAAAACTTGGTGTTGTTTCTGAAATTGGTCACGACTTAGATTCATTATGTGACGTAGTAAGTTTTGGAGTAGCACCTGCTATGCTTGTTTTTGAAATCTTTATTACAAATGATAAGCCATCAACTCTATTAATGGTAATTGTCGCTATTCTTTGTGGAATTTACGTATGCTGTGGGGCTTATCGTTTAGCAAGATTTAATGTAACAAAAATGAAAAATGGATATTATCAAGGTGTTCCTATTACAACATGCGGAACAGTCCTTGCAGTACTTGCTCCGATAAAATTACCAAGTATTGCAATACTAATACTATTAGTGTTATGCTCTTATCTAATGGTAAGTAATATAAAAATCAAAAAAATATAG
- a CDS encoding YitT family protein has product MEKKYKNLNLTKILKELFIISLGCAIYSFAIMHFNVPNKLAEGGGTGISLLLLYSIGLPVSVGTILVNIPLLIIGYKMLDKKTMYYTVYGIIMLTFWIGIFEKYNIEIEIGGDRLLAAVFGGLLAGLGLGIVFLAGGTTGGVDIVAKIVQLYTGSSIGRIIQILDGVIIALTFVVVKSFPAILYTLIYIFICTKVIDYVVEGGVPGKGVMIVSSEIEAITKKIQEDMNRGLTYIKGQGSYSKKDMNIGYCVVSRNEIGKLKSLVYKIDPRAFVTITEVHDIIGEGFSYDQPKKTSLSFKKNQ; this is encoded by the coding sequence ATGGAAAAGAAGTACAAAAATTTAAATTTAACAAAAATTTTAAAAGAATTATTTATTATCTCTTTAGGGTGTGCTATTTATTCTTTTGCTATTATGCATTTTAATGTTCCAAATAAGTTGGCAGAAGGTGGAGGGACAGGTATATCACTGTTATTATTATATTCAATAGGTCTTCCAGTTTCTGTTGGGACAATACTGGTAAATATTCCTTTGTTAATTATAGGATATAAAATGTTAGATAAAAAGACAATGTATTATACAGTGTATGGTATAATCATGTTGACTTTTTGGATAGGGATTTTTGAGAAGTATAATATAGAAATAGAGATCGGTGGGGACAGACTATTGGCTGCTGTATTTGGAGGATTATTAGCGGGACTAGGCCTTGGAATAGTCTTTCTTGCAGGAGGAACCACAGGCGGGGTAGATATAGTCGCAAAAATTGTACAGCTTTATACAGGTAGTTCAATTGGAAGAATTATTCAGATTCTTGATGGTGTAATCATAGCGTTAACTTTCGTAGTAGTTAAAAGTTTTCCGGCGATATTATATACACTTATTTATATTTTTATCTGTACTAAAGTTATAGATTATGTCGTTGAAGGTGGTGTTCCTGGAAAAGGAGTAATGATAGTCTCGTCTGAGATAGAAGCCATTACTAAGAAAATCCAAGAAGATATGAATCGTGGATTAACTTATATAAAAGGACAAGGAAGCTATTCTAAGAAAGATATGAATATAGGTTATTGTGTAGTTTCAAGAAATGAAATAGGAAAACTAAAGTCTTTAGTTTATAAGATTGACCCTCGGGCGTTCGTAACAATAACTGAAGTTCATGATATTATAGGAGAAGGATTTAGTTATGATCAGCCGAAAAAAACAAGTTTAAGTTTTAAAAAGAATCAATAG
- a CDS encoding chloride channel protein: MLRNYYFRLISAVLLISICCSLFGQTLLKLIELTSSYYKYLLILTPLILVFTKFSNRYLHTSAIGMKYFIEAATDKKEKVTWEFPFLLTLNTLLAHSFGVSVGREGVAVQLGGAIGGNIAPDDFSTEKKQFFVKLGMICGFAGLFQTPLAAVVFILEVVSDKFNFTINKIFEYVTYIAAAYISAYISHKLGLEKFFVAIDVSEININLEFISKLFLVGVVFVFVGILFVLLQRKTKGLVALNTNIIWILLVVFILVNIVFDYRYASLGTNLIDFSFTDFEQIQVYDFMLKIILTAICTGIGFSGGEVTPLFAIGATCGVILGIWLGLPILVTAALGYCLVFSAATKTYITPIFLALEVFGYKLMLFVVIPAILIYLINKKYSIYK, translated from the coding sequence ATGTTAAGGAATTATTATTTTAGATTAATAAGTGCAGTATTATTAATATCAATTTGTTGTTCGTTATTTGGTCAAACATTATTGAAATTAATAGAATTAACTAGTAGTTATTATAAGTACCTATTGATTTTAACACCATTGATATTAGTTTTTACTAAGTTTAGTAATAGATACTTACACACCAGTGCGATAGGTATGAAGTATTTTATTGAAGCAGCAACTGATAAAAAAGAGAAAGTTACGTGGGAATTCCCCTTTCTTTTGACTTTGAATACTTTATTGGCTCACAGCTTCGGTGTTAGTGTAGGGCGTGAAGGTGTTGCTGTGCAATTGGGTGGAGCTATTGGTGGTAATATTGCTCCGGATGATTTCAGTACAGAGAAAAAACAATTTTTTGTGAAATTAGGCATGATTTGTGGGTTTGCTGGATTATTTCAAACTCCGTTAGCGGCTGTAGTATTCATTTTAGAGGTTGTCAGCGACAAATTTAACTTTACAATAAATAAAATTTTTGAGTATGTAACATACATTGCTGCAGCGTATATAAGTGCGTATATATCACATAAACTTGGTTTGGAAAAGTTCTTTGTTGCTATAGATGTAAGTGAAATTAATATAAATTTAGAGTTCATTTCTAAATTATTCTTAGTTGGGGTTGTTTTTGTTTTTGTAGGAATCTTATTTGTTCTACTTCAAAGAAAAACAAAAGGATTAGTAGCTTTGAATACAAATATCATTTGGATTCTTCTGGTTGTTTTTATTTTAGTTAATATTGTTTTCGATTACAGATATGCTTCATTAGGTACAAATTTAATTGATTTTTCTTTTACAGATTTTGAACAGATTCAGGTTTATGATTTTATGTTGAAAATTATATTAACAGCTATTTGTACAGGGATAGGCTTTAGTGGAGGGGAGGTTACTCCGCTGTTTGCGATTGGAGCAACTTGTGGAGTAATTCTAGGAATTTGGCTAGGGCTACCAATTCTAGTAACAGCAGCATTAGGATACTGTTTAGTATTTTCAGCGGCAACTAAGACATACATTACACCTATATTTCTTGCATTAGAAGTATTTGGATATAAATTAATGTTATTTGTAGTAATCCCTGCAATATTAATTTATTTAATCAATAAAAAATATAGTATCTATAAATAA
- a CDS encoding ABC transporter ATP-binding protein, with product MNILSIKNLSFNYPNNKILKDINIYVDKGEVVSILGGSGVGKTTLFNIIAGINPLQSGEISIKGNTDYKGRVSYMLQKDLLLEHKTIIQNIILPLLIRKINKKEAEEEAIKNLKLFNLYEYKDKYPSELSGGMRQRVALLRTYMFKEELFLLDEPFSALDAITKISLHSWYLEIKNKLDITTLLITHDIDEAIDLSDRIYIIKNKPGEIVSEIKINLDENNQDEQKLKYKKEILNILGL from the coding sequence ATGAATATATTATCAATAAAAAACTTATCTTTCAATTATCCTAACAATAAAATACTAAAAGATATAAACATCTATGTCGATAAAGGTGAAGTTGTTTCTATACTTGGTGGAAGTGGAGTTGGTAAAACTACCCTTTTTAACATTATTGCGGGTATAAATCCTCTTCAAAGTGGAGAAATATCTATAAAAGGTAACACAGACTATAAAGGTCGTGTAAGTTATATGCTTCAAAAAGACTTATTATTAGAACATAAAACTATTATTCAAAACATTATACTTCCTCTTTTAATAAGAAAAATCAATAAAAAAGAAGCAGAAGAAGAAGCAATAAAAAATCTTAAATTATTTAATCTTTATGAATATAAAGATAAATATCCTAGTGAATTAAGTGGTGGTATGCGTCAAAGGGTTGCACTTCTACGTACATATATGTTCAAAGAAGAACTATTTTTACTAGACGAACCCTTCAGTGCACTCGATGCAATTACTAAAATATCATTACATTCTTGGTATCTTGAAATCAAGAATAAACTTGATATAACTACTCTACTAATCACTCACGATATAGACGAAGCTATTGACCTAAGCGATAGAATTTATATCATTAAAAATAAACCTGGTGAAATTGTATCTGAAATAAAAATAAATCTTGATGAAAATAATCAAGATGAACAAAAATTAAAATATAAAAAAGAGATACTAAATATACTTGGATTATAA
- a CDS encoding ABC transporter substrate-binding protein codes for MKKILTSVFAFILAISLTACSTVNKNAEKKELKKVDFVLDWAINTNHTGLYVAKEKGYFAEEGIDLDIKPAPEDSTSDLIINNKAPFGIYYQDSMANKLSKGAGITAVAAIIEHNTSGIISLKKNNIKEPKDLEGKKYGTWNDPVELAMVKSLIQKQGGDANKLNLAPNTDTNSVTPLENGLFDAAWIYYAWDGKLAESMKLDINYFYLKDFNKDLDYYSPVIIANNDYLKENKEEAKKVLKAIKKGYVYAMEHPEEAAEILIKNAPELKDKKDFVVESQKYLSKQYASNKDHWGEFDANRWNAFYRWINENKITKQPLAENTGFSNDYIK; via the coding sequence ATGAAAAAGATATTAACTAGCGTTTTTGCTTTTATCTTAGCAATCTCATTAACTGCATGTAGTACAGTTAATAAAAACGCAGAGAAAAAAGAACTTAAAAAAGTAGATTTCGTACTTGACTGGGCGATTAACACAAACCATACTGGACTATATGTAGCAAAAGAAAAAGGATACTTCGCTGAAGAAGGTATTGATCTTGACATTAAGCCAGCACCTGAAGATAGTACTTCTGACTTAATTATTAATAATAAAGCACCTTTTGGTATCTACTACCAAGACTCAATGGCTAACAAACTTTCTAAAGGTGCAGGAATCACTGCCGTAGCTGCAATTATCGAACACAATACATCTGGTATTATTTCACTTAAGAAAAACAATATTAAAGAACCTAAAGACCTTGAAGGTAAAAAATACGGGACTTGGAATGATCCAGTAGAATTAGCAATGGTTAAATCACTAATTCAAAAACAAGGTGGAGATGCTAATAAATTAAATCTAGCTCCAAATACGGATACAAACTCTGTTACTCCACTAGAAAATGGTCTTTTCGATGCAGCTTGGATTTACTATGCATGGGATGGTAAATTAGCTGAAAGCATGAAACTAGATATTAACTACTTCTATCTAAAAGATTTCAATAAAGATTTAGACTACTACTCTCCAGTAATTATTGCTAATAATGATTACTTAAAAGAAAATAAAGAAGAAGCTAAAAAAGTTCTTAAAGCTATTAAGAAAGGATATGTCTATGCTATGGAACATCCTGAAGAAGCTGCAGAGATTTTAATTAAAAATGCTCCAGAATTGAAAGATAAAAAAGATTTCGTCGTTGAATCTCAAAAATATCTATCTAAACAATATGCATCAAACAAAGATCACTGGGGTGAATTCGATGCTAACAGATGGAATGCATTCTACCGTTGGATTAACGAAAACAAAATCACAAAACAACCTCTTGCAGAAAACACTGGATTCAGCAATGACTATATAAAATAA
- a CDS encoding ABC transporter permease, protein MRKLTNLINKYAATISMLCLVVIWQGAGNLSLLPKYIIPTPVEIVKAFIKNYELLIFHSKITLLEAIIGLFLGIVIAWLLALIMDSIPIFNKSIYPLLVLTQTIPTIAIAPILVLWLGYGLTPKIVLIVLTTTFPIVVSILDGFRNCDKDMITLLQLMNASKLQILWHVKIPTSLSYFYAGLRVSVSYAFIAAVVAEWLGGFEGLGVYMIKAKKLFEYDTMFAIIILVSVISLLSIELVKLSEKKFIKWKYIGENHEKDIN, encoded by the coding sequence ATGAGAAAATTGACAAATTTAATCAATAAATATGCAGCAACTATTTCTATGTTGTGTTTAGTGGTTATTTGGCAAGGAGCTGGTAATCTCAGTTTACTTCCAAAATATATCATACCTACACCTGTTGAAATAGTTAAAGCTTTTATAAAAAACTACGAACTATTAATATTTCACAGCAAAATCACCCTACTCGAAGCTATTATAGGTCTATTCCTAGGAATAGTCATAGCATGGCTTCTTGCTTTAATTATGGATAGCATACCAATATTTAACAAGTCTATCTATCCACTTCTTGTACTGACTCAAACCATACCAACTATTGCAATAGCACCTATACTTGTGCTTTGGTTGGGTTATGGACTTACACCAAAAATCGTATTAATTGTTTTAACAACGACTTTCCCAATTGTTGTAAGTATTCTAGATGGATTTAGAAACTGTGATAAAGATATGATTACTTTATTACAATTAATGAATGCTAGTAAATTACAAATACTTTGGCATGTGAAAATCCCAACGAGTCTAAGCTACTTCTATGCTGGACTTAGAGTTAGTGTATCTTATGCCTTTATCGCAGCAGTGGTTGCTGAATGGCTAGGTGGCTTTGAAGGACTTGGAGTTTACATGATTAAAGCGAAAAAATTATTTGAATACGATACTATGTTTGCAATCATAATACTAGTATCAGTTATTAGTTTACTAAGTATCGAACTTGTTAAACTAAGTGAGAAAAAATTTATTAAATGGAAATACATAGGAGAAAATCATGAAAAAGATATTAACTAG
- a CDS encoding thiamine-binding protein → MINCSIALQILPLDNHDGRLKIIDKVIYFLQNKHSNVIVTPFETVIEGEFNELMDTLKECFVLAGEDSKNIFANVKINYGDVLTINEKIDKFNQ, encoded by the coding sequence TTGATAAATTGCAGTATTGCATTACAAATTCTTCCTCTTGATAATCATGACGGAAGACTAAAGATAATAGATAAAGTTATCTATTTTCTACAAAATAAGCATTCAAATGTAATTGTTACTCCATTCGAAACAGTAATTGAAGGGGAATTCAACGAACTTATGGATACTCTTAAAGAATGCTTTGTCCTAGCGGGTGAGGACAGTAAGAATATTTTTGCAAATGTGAAAATTAACTATGGAGATGTTTTAACTATAAATGAGAAAATTGACAAATTTAATCAATAA
- the lepB gene encoding signal peptidase I — MKILREIMEWVVVVVVSIAIYLLISTYLIAPFTVKGHSMDYTFADNDKVFVNKFSKNYERGDEVVFHANETDDYIKRIIGVPGDTIEYRNDVLYVNGQKVEEPYLAQKIKEANASGTAPFTPDFNIEFLSSTKSKTVPEGTYFVLGDNRQHSTDSRVFGFVKKEAMIGKVSLRYYPFSSFKFF, encoded by the coding sequence GTGAAAATTTTAAGAGAAATTATGGAATGGGTAGTAGTTGTAGTAGTTTCTATTGCTATTTATCTGCTTATAAGCACATATCTTATCGCACCTTTTACAGTAAAAGGACATTCGATGGACTATACTTTTGCTGATAACGATAAAGTTTTCGTTAATAAATTCAGTAAAAATTATGAGCGTGGCGATGAAGTTGTATTCCATGCAAATGAAACTGATGACTATATTAAACGTATAATCGGAGTTCCTGGAGATACTATAGAATACAGAAACGATGTACTATACGTGAATGGTCAAAAAGTTGAAGAGCCATACTTAGCTCAAAAAATTAAAGAAGCTAATGCTTCTGGAACGGCACCATTTACACCAGATTTTAATATTGAATTTTTAAGTAGTACAAAATCTAAAACTGTGCCAGAAGGTACATACTTCGTATTAGGAGATAACAGACAACACAGTACTGATAGTCGTGTATTTGGATTTGTTAAGAAAGAAGCGATGATTGGGAAAGTAAGTTTAAGATACTATCCATTTAGTTCATTCAAATTCTTTTAA
- a CDS encoding CTP synthase codes for MTKYIFVTGGVVSSLGKGIVAASVGRVLKNRGLKVTLQKFDPYLNVDPGTMSPYQHGEVFVTEDGAETDLDLGHYERFIDVNLGQYSNVTAGRVYSSIIEKERRGDYLGGTVQVIPHVTNEIKSRVLLAGESSDADVVITEIGGTTGDIESLPFLEAIRQIRSDLGRDNVCFIHCTLLPYIKAAGEMKTKPTQQSVKELRGLGIQPDIIVVRNELALNDELRAKISLFCDIPKQNVIESRDVSNLYQLPVNLKAQKIDDIVLNHFGLTAPEADMTEWLSLVDRVDNLKEDVRIALVGKYVELHDAYISVVESLKHAGYKNNAKVKIDWIQSEDITEENVHEYLKDADGILVPGGFGDRGVEGKITTIKYARENKVPFFGICLGMQLAAVEFARNVCGLTGAHSSELDPNTPYPIINLLADQENVVEMGGTLRLGSYPCTLTEGSVAHKEYGEINITERHRHRYEFNNFYRDRLTQKGMVLSGVSPDGKLVEIVEIPEHPWFVAGQFHPEFKSRPEKAHPLFAGFIKASLENNR; via the coding sequence ATGACAAAGTATATTTTTGTAACAGGTGGAGTAGTATCATCATTAGGAAAAGGTATTGTAGCGGCATCAGTAGGTCGTGTATTAAAAAATAGAGGATTAAAAGTAACATTACAAAAATTCGATCCATATTTAAACGTTGACCCAGGAACAATGAGTCCATACCAACACGGAGAAGTTTTTGTTACAGAAGATGGAGCTGAGACTGACTTAGACTTAGGTCACTATGAAAGATTTATCGATGTTAACTTAGGACAATATTCTAACGTAACTGCAGGACGTGTTTATTCTTCAATTATTGAAAAAGAACGTCGTGGAGATTATTTAGGAGGAACAGTTCAAGTAATTCCTCACGTAACAAATGAAATTAAATCACGAGTATTGCTAGCTGGAGAATCTAGTGATGCTGATGTTGTTATTACAGAAATTGGTGGAACAACGGGAGATATTGAATCTTTACCATTCTTAGAAGCAATCCGTCAAATACGTAGCGATTTAGGACGTGATAATGTATGTTTTATTCACTGTACATTATTACCGTACATTAAAGCAGCAGGAGAAATGAAAACTAAGCCAACACAACAATCTGTTAAAGAATTACGTGGTTTAGGTATTCAACCAGATATTATCGTAGTTAGAAATGAACTTGCTTTAAACGATGAGCTACGTGCTAAGATTTCATTATTCTGTGACATTCCAAAACAAAACGTTATTGAAAGTCGTGATGTAAGTAATCTATATCAATTACCAGTAAATCTTAAAGCTCAAAAAATTGATGATATCGTGTTAAATCATTTTGGTTTAACTGCACCTGAAGCTGATATGACGGAATGGTTATCATTAGTAGATAGAGTAGATAACTTAAAAGAAGATGTAAGAATCGCATTAGTAGGTAAATACGTAGAACTTCACGATGCTTATATTTCTGTTGTAGAATCTTTAAAACATGCAGGATATAAAAACAATGCTAAAGTTAAAATTGATTGGATTCAATCTGAAGATATTACAGAAGAAAATGTTCATGAGTATCTTAAAGATGCAGACGGAATCCTTGTACCAGGTGGATTTGGTGATCGTGGAGTTGAAGGTAAAATTACTACTATTAAATACGCACGTGAAAACAAAGTGCCATTCTTCGGTATTTGTTTAGGTATGCAACTTGCTGCTGTTGAGTTTGCACGTAACGTGTGTGGTTTAACTGGAGCACACTCATCAGAATTAGATCCAAATACACCATATCCAATTATTAACTTATTAGCGGACCAAGAAAATGTTGTAGAAATGGGAGGAACTTTACGTTTAGGAAGTTATCCATGTACATTAACAGAAGGATCTGTGGCTCACAAAGAATATGGAGAAATCAATATTACTGAGCGTCACCGTCACAGATATGAATTTAATAACTTCTATCGTGATCGCTTAACTCAAAAAGGAATGGTATTATCAGGAGTTAGTCCAGATGGTAAATTAGTTGAAATCGTAGAAATTCCTGAACACCCATGGTTTGTAGCTGGTCAATTCCACCCAGAGTTTAAATCACGTCCAGAAAAAGCACACCCATTATTCGCTGGATTTATTAAAGCAAGTTTAGAAAATAACAGATAA